The following proteins are encoded in a genomic region of Sorangiineae bacterium MSr12523:
- the mxcH gene encoding TonB-dependent siderophore myxochelin receptor MxcH, giving the protein MMRHVICAALVAASAVLAEGIARAQDPPIAETVLPPVLVSPVEAAYPAEALAQRVEGTVVLRLTVDADGHVSAAEPVQSAGYGFDEAAREAALRFSFSPAQRNGSPVAARILYSYEFHLPAQAPPEKVETSVPPAAVVPAPSPKGGGSPAPTDVTVKGKSEADRLRSSAEAVTVVEMNRAKRESADLGEVLARTQGVGVRREGGLGSNTRFSLNGLTDDQVRFFLDGVPLELAGYPFGIANVPVNLLNRVEVYSGVVPVRLGADALGGAVNLVTDRDIRGTHAGASYEVGSFDTHRLTLGARHLDEGTGLFARANGFLDYAKNDYPVDVDVADARGVLTPTRVYRFHDRYRAEGGNVEAGFVDRPWAKRLLLRAFVTDFDKEYQHNVVMTVPYGGVSYDQTSMGASLRYTQPLGHGVSLDVVGGYTRTRGHFLDTATCVYDWFGRCTGPRRRPGESDPLRPHDDVVFDDSGFARFNLEWRFHHAHALRLSVAPTYLARTGRSQFPSDSQDRDPLSADRKLFTLVNGLEYEANLFDGRLQNIAFAKDYVQSLDGEEPLPGNIFQRRDRSTHRFGAGNGIRYRFSPWLYAKASYEYATRLPRADEVFGDNAFIIPNLNLEPESSHNGNLGLTFDARETPSGGWRATANAFVREARNLIVVLGDARAQSYQNVYDGRSLGVEGSAGWTSPGEYVVLDGNVTYVDFRNRSREGTFGDFEGDRIPNRPYFFGNASMRLQMRNALAPQDEISLTWNSRYVHSFFRTWESIGQTDFKKEIPSQFVHSVALGYVVRKNATSFGMAVEAQNLTDEAVFDFFGVQRPGRAFYVKTSADF; this is encoded by the coding sequence ATGATGAGACACGTCATCTGTGCTGCCCTGGTGGCGGCGAGCGCGGTGCTCGCGGAGGGCATCGCACGCGCTCAAGATCCTCCGATCGCGGAGACTGTTCTTCCGCCGGTGCTCGTCTCGCCCGTCGAGGCCGCGTATCCCGCCGAAGCACTTGCGCAACGCGTGGAGGGGACCGTAGTGCTGCGCCTCACCGTCGATGCCGACGGGCATGTCTCGGCGGCCGAGCCCGTGCAGTCCGCAGGATACGGCTTCGACGAAGCGGCGCGTGAAGCGGCATTGCGTTTCTCGTTCTCGCCCGCGCAGAGAAACGGCAGCCCGGTCGCTGCACGTATTCTCTATTCGTACGAATTTCATCTCCCTGCGCAGGCGCCGCCCGAGAAAGTCGAAACGTCGGTCCCTCCCGCGGCGGTGGTCCCGGCCCCTTCCCCCAAAGGGGGAGGGAGTCCAGCTCCGACCGACGTCACGGTGAAGGGCAAGTCCGAGGCGGATCGATTGCGCAGCTCGGCGGAGGCCGTGACGGTCGTCGAGATGAATCGGGCCAAGCGCGAGTCGGCGGATTTGGGCGAGGTGCTCGCCCGCACGCAAGGCGTCGGCGTGCGGCGCGAAGGTGGGCTCGGTTCCAATACGCGCTTCTCGCTCAATGGCCTCACCGACGACCAGGTTCGCTTCTTCCTCGATGGCGTTCCCCTCGAACTCGCGGGCTACCCGTTCGGCATTGCCAACGTGCCCGTGAACCTGCTCAATCGGGTCGAAGTCTACAGCGGCGTCGTGCCCGTGCGCTTGGGCGCCGATGCACTCGGCGGCGCCGTCAACCTGGTCACCGATCGAGACATTCGCGGCACGCACGCCGGCGCCTCGTACGAAGTCGGCTCGTTCGATACGCACCGATTGACCCTCGGCGCGAGGCACTTGGACGAGGGCACCGGCCTCTTCGCACGGGCCAACGGCTTTCTCGATTACGCGAAAAACGATTACCCCGTCGACGTCGACGTCGCCGATGCACGCGGCGTTCTCACCCCCACGCGCGTGTACCGCTTCCACGATCGCTACCGCGCCGAGGGCGGCAACGTGGAGGCCGGCTTCGTCGATCGGCCTTGGGCGAAGCGCCTGCTCCTGCGCGCCTTCGTCACTGACTTCGACAAGGAGTACCAGCACAACGTCGTCATGACGGTGCCTTACGGCGGCGTGAGCTACGATCAAACGTCCATGGGCGCGAGCTTGCGGTACACGCAGCCGCTCGGGCACGGCGTATCCCTGGACGTCGTGGGCGGATACACCCGCACGCGCGGACATTTCCTGGACACCGCTACGTGCGTCTACGACTGGTTCGGCCGCTGCACGGGCCCGCGCCGCCGACCCGGGGAGTCCGATCCACTGCGCCCGCACGACGACGTCGTGTTCGACGACTCGGGCTTCGCCCGTTTCAACCTCGAGTGGCGTTTTCACCACGCGCACGCCCTCCGGCTCTCCGTCGCGCCCACGTACCTCGCGCGAACGGGCCGCTCCCAATTCCCCAGCGATTCCCAGGACCGCGATCCGCTGTCGGCCGACCGCAAGCTCTTCACCTTGGTGAACGGGCTCGAATACGAGGCCAATCTGTTCGACGGGCGCCTGCAAAACATCGCGTTTGCCAAGGATTACGTACAGAGCCTCGATGGCGAGGAGCCGCTGCCGGGCAACATTTTCCAGCGGCGCGATCGCAGCACGCATCGATTCGGTGCGGGCAACGGAATCCGTTACCGCTTTTCGCCTTGGCTTTACGCCAAAGCGTCGTACGAATATGCCACGCGCCTTCCGCGCGCCGATGAAGTATTCGGCGACAATGCTTTCATCATCCCCAATTTGAACCTCGAGCCCGAGTCGAGCCACAACGGCAACCTCGGACTGACGTTCGACGCACGCGAAACCCCGTCGGGCGGCTGGCGTGCGACGGCCAACGCATTCGTGCGCGAGGCGCGGAACCTCATCGTCGTCTTGGGCGACGCCCGTGCGCAGAGCTACCAAAACGTGTACGACGGACGCTCGCTCGGGGTGGAAGGATCCGCCGGCTGGACCTCACCCGGAGAATACGTCGTCCTCGATGGGAACGTCACCTACGTGGATTTTCGCAACCGCTCGCGCGAGGGCACGTTCGGCGACTTCGAAGGCGATCGGATTCCCAATCGACCTTATTTCTTCGGCAACGCATCCATGCGACTGCAAATGCGCAACGCATTGGCCCCGCAGGACGAAATCTCCCTCACGTGGAACAGCCGCTACGTGCACTCGTTTTTTCGAACCTGGGAGAGCATCGGCCAGACGGATTTCAAGAAAGAGATCCCTTCACAGTTCGTGCATTCGGTGGCCCTCGGCTATGTCGTTCGCAAGAACGCGACGAGCTTTGGCATGGCCGTGGAGGCTCAGAACCTCACCGACGAAGCGGTGTTCGACTTCTTCGGTGTTCAACGCCCGGGCAGGGCCTTTTACGTCAAAACCTCGGCTGACTTTTAG
- a CDS encoding ABC transporter ATP-binding protein, with protein MSNGLLVRGLKKTYANGLRALDGVELEVGPGLYGLLGPNGAGKSTLMRTLATLQTPDAGTIHFKGLDVLASSDGLRRRLGYLPQQIGAYPGVTARSMLERFAWLKGRTDRRERDAEIGHLLERVNLTDAAHREVATYSGGMLRRFGIALALLGSPELLIVDEPTAGLDPAERNRFHCVLADVAAEAVVLLSTHIVDDIESLCGRLSILDRGRVVASGTPAELVRPLEGRIWSRIYPRTERAPEDALNVSATPEGTRAVVVADASPGDGFVPHTPRLDDAYHHVLAQARPAKEAA; from the coding sequence ATGTCGAACGGTTTACTCGTGCGAGGATTGAAGAAGACCTACGCCAATGGTCTTCGGGCGCTGGACGGTGTGGAGCTCGAGGTCGGACCGGGTCTCTACGGCCTTTTGGGCCCCAACGGCGCGGGCAAAAGCACGCTGATGCGCACCTTGGCGACCCTGCAAACGCCCGATGCGGGGACCATCCATTTCAAAGGGCTGGACGTCCTCGCTTCATCCGACGGTCTGCGGCGCCGCCTCGGTTATCTTCCGCAGCAGATTGGCGCCTACCCCGGTGTGACGGCGCGCTCGATGCTGGAGCGGTTTGCCTGGTTGAAAGGGCGCACGGACCGGCGCGAGCGCGATGCCGAGATTGGCCATTTGCTCGAACGGGTCAACTTGACCGATGCGGCGCACCGCGAGGTGGCCACCTATTCGGGCGGGATGCTGCGTCGGTTCGGCATTGCCTTGGCGCTTTTGGGCTCGCCCGAGTTGCTGATTGTCGACGAGCCGACGGCAGGCCTCGATCCGGCCGAGCGCAATCGATTCCACTGCGTGCTGGCCGATGTCGCGGCCGAAGCCGTCGTTCTTCTGTCGACCCACATCGTGGACGACATCGAGAGCCTTTGCGGCAGGCTTTCCATTCTCGACCGGGGGCGCGTGGTCGCGAGTGGAACACCGGCGGAGTTGGTGCGGCCGCTGGAAGGGCGCATCTGGAGCCGCATCTACCCCCGCACGGAGCGCGCTCCCGAGGATGCGCTCAACGTGTCGGCCACGCCCGAGGGCACGCGGGCCGTCGTGGTCGCCGATGCGTCCCCCGGCGACGGCTTCGTGCCGCACACGCCCCGGCTCGACGATGCGTATCACCACGTTCTCGCGCAAGCGCGGCCGGCGAAAGAGGCCGCATGA